A stretch of Gouania willdenowi chromosome 21, fGouWil2.1, whole genome shotgun sequence DNA encodes these proteins:
- the LOC114455601 gene encoding kelch-like protein 9 isoform X1, giving the protein MPPKRPDSSTKPKFPPQPLCRVYSSSEHGADVLQGLEGFRSDETLCDVVLVPGDSTDMFPVHRVIMASSSDYFKAMFTGGMREQEMREIKLHGVTKCGLKNIIDFIYTSKVSLAMKNLQDTLEAANFLQVMPVLRFCNQLLSSEITIDNCVEIERVATDLHLEDVHKNISEFVSQNLAETVQSGRYLQLSQTTMASALASDSLKGFSELELYHIAKEWLDHDPPNRHSSVYALMRHIRFPLMNPSELIQISQDNAEGSDSLMRSETACVNLLLEASNYQMMPFMQPTLQTERTRIRSKATHILALGGVMRQQLVVSRELRLYDETNRHWKALKPMDVPRYQHGVALLGGFLFIVGGQSTYDTKGKTAIDSAYRYDPRFNKWLQIASLNEKRTFFHLSALHGKLFAVGGRNDSGEIVCPCSGSDTVECYNMKKNEWTFVAHMVQPHYGHAGTVHGDLMYISGGITCDTFQKQLWCYDPLTNLWSRRADMSELRGLHCMCTVGDKLYVMGGNHFRGSSDYDDVLGCEFYSPSADQWTMVAPMPRGQSDVGVTVFNGHIYVVGGYSWNSRCMVDVVQRYDPEQDTWDRVFNVLEPLGGIRACTMTVHPPEESVDEAQIHECPLPTENKT; this is encoded by the exons ATGCCACCAAAACGACCTGATAGTTCAACCAAGCCCAAATTCCCTCCACAGCCTCTCTGTAGGGTGTACAGCAGCTCTGAACATGGAGCAGATGTGTTACAG GGCCTGGAAGGTTTCCGATCAGATGAGACTCTTTGTGATGTGGTTCTGGTTCCTGGAGACAGCACTGACATGTTCCCAGTGCACAGAGTCATCATGGCTTCATCCAGCGACTACTTCAAGGCCATGTTCACAG GAGGCATGAGGGAGCAGGAGATGAGAGAGATCAAGCTGCACGGAGTCACTAAGTGCGGTCTGAAGAACATCATAGACTTCATCTACACGTCCAAAGTGAGTCTGGCCATGAAGAACctccaggacacgctggaggctGCAAACTTCCTGCAAGTCATGCCCGTTCTCCGCTTCTGCAATCAGCTTTTGAGCAGCGAG ATTACCATTGATAACTGTGTGGAAATAGAACGCGTCGCCACTGATCTGCATCTGGAGGATGTTCACAAAAATATTA GTGAATTTGTGAGCCAGAACCTCGCTGAGACGGTGCAAAGCGGCCGCTACTTGCAGCTATCTCAGACCACCATGGCCAGCGCCCTGGCCAGTGACTCCCTGAAGGGTTTCTCTGAACTGGAGCTGTACCACATCGCCAAAGAATGGCTGGACCACGATCCACCCAATCGTCACTCCTCGGTCTACGCCCTGATGCGCCACATTCGTTTCCCGCTGATGAACCCGAGTGAGCTGATCCAGATATCTCAGGACAACGCGGAGGGAAGCGACTCGTTGATGCGCTCTGAGACGGCGTGCGTCAACCTGCTGCTGGAGGCCAGCAACTACCAGATGATGCCCTTCATGCAGCCCACGCTGCAAACTGAGAGGACACGAATTAGATCCAAAGCTACTCACATCCTGGCCCTGGGAGGCGTGATGCGCCAACAGCTGGTCGTGAGTCGAGAACTAAGGCTGTACGACGAAACCAACCGTCACTGGAAGGCCTTGAAACCAATGGACGTGCCACGATACCAGCATGGTGTGGCTCTACTGGGCGGCTTCCTCTTTATTGTTGGAG GACAGAGCACTTACGACACCAAAGGTAAAACGGCCATCGACAGCGCGTACCGCTACGACCCACGCTTTAATAAGTGGCTGCAGATCGCCTCCCTGAACGAGAAAAGAACCTTCTTCCATCTCAGTGCTCTGCACGGGAAACTGTTTGCCGTCGGTGGGAGAAATGACTCGGGGGAAATTG TGTGTCCttgctctggttcagacacagtgGAGTGCTACAATATGAAGAAAAATGAATGGACCTTTGTGGCTCACATGGTGCAGCCTCATTATGGACACGCTGGGACGGTTCATGGAGACCTCATGTACATCTCAG GTGGAATTACCTGTGACACCTTCCAGAAGCAGCTGTGGTGTTACGACCCCCTCACCAACCTCTGGAGTCGGCGGGCTGACATGTCGGAGCTGCGCGGTTTGCACTGCATGTGCACGGTGGGGGACAAGCTCTACGTGATGGGGGGGAACCACTTCAGAGGCAGCAGCGACTACGACGACGTCCTGGGCTGTGAGTTCTACAGTCCGTCTGCTGACCAGTGGACCATGGTGGCGCCCATGCCCCGGGGCCAGAGTGATGTTGGCGTGACCGTGTTCAACGGGCACATCTATGTGGTGGGGGGGTACTCCTGGAACAGCCGGTGCATGGTTGACGTGGTGCAGCGCTACGATCCAGAGCAGGACACGTGGGACAGGGTGTTCAACGTACTGGAGCCTTTGGGGGGGATTCGAGCCTGTACCATGACGGTGCACCCACCAGAAGAATCCGTTGATGAGGCTCAGATACACGAGTGTCCGCTGCCCACAGAGAATAAGACCTAA
- the hsd3b1 gene encoding hydroxy-delta-5-steroid dehydrogenase, 3 beta- and steroid delta-isomerase 1, whose translation MSKMSLRGNVCVVSGACGFVGKRLIRMLLVEEEDVAEIRLLDRSVNTQYLHSLEDCRGETKLSVYEGDIRDGDYLRKACQGASVVFHLASIIDVNDSVEYNEIYGINVTGTQLFLEACVHESVPSFIYVSTIEVMGPNPRGDPIVNGNEDTVYKSSLKFNYSSTKKEAELRTLRAHGEELHNGNHLATCALRPMYIYGEGCRFLLGHMADGIRNRDVLYRMSVPEALVNPVYVGNVCVALIQAARSLQDPLKRDNVGGKFYFVSDDTPAISYSDFNHTVMAPLGFSIRDKLPVPLFFFYVVCFVMETLCWMLRPFVRLVPPLNRQLLTMLNTPFTFSYQKAKTELGYEPRFSWDEARRGTVEWLASQLPAQREKIWSQ comes from the exons ATGAGTAAAATGTCTCTGAGAGGAAACGTGTGTGTGGTGTCTGGAGCCTGTGGATTCGTAGGAAAGCGTCTGATCAGAATGCTgctggtggaggaggaggacgtTGCTGAAATCAGACTGTTGGACAGGAGCGTAAACACTCAATATTTACACAGTCTGGagg ACTGCAGAGGTGAAACAAAGCTGAGTGTTTATGAGGGCGACATCAGAGATGGAGATTACCTGAGAAAAGCCTGTCAAGGGGCTTCAGTCGTCTTCCACTTGGCTTCCATCATTGACGTCAACGACTCAGTGGAATACAACGAGATCTATGGCATCAACGTCACAG GAACACAGCTGTTCCTGGAGGCGTGCGTTCATGAGAGCGTCCCATCCTTCATCTACGTCAGCACCATTGAAGTGATGGGACCCAACCCCAGAGGAGACCCCATCGTGAATGGCAATGAGGACACGGTGTACAAAAGCTCTCTGAAGTTCAACTACAGCAGCACCAAGAAGGAGGCGGAGCTGAGGACACTGCGGGCTCACGGCGAAGAGCTCCACAATGGAAACCACCTGGCCACGTGCGCCCTCCGCCCCATGTACATCTACGGAGAGGGCTGCCGCTTCCTGCTGGGTCACATGGCCGACGGTATCAGGAACAGAGACGTCCTGTATCGCATGTCGGTCCCTGAGGCCTTGGTGAATCCAGTCTACGTGGGAAATGTCTGCGTGGCGCTGATCCAAGCCGCTCGCAGCCTCCAGGATCCCCTAAAACGAGACAACGTCGGAGGAAAGTTCTACTTTGTATCCGACGACACGCCTGCGATCAGCTACTCCGACTTCAACCACACCGTGATGGCGCCGCTCGGCTTCAGCATCCGGGACAAACTCCCCGTCCCACTGTTCTTCTTCTACGTTGTCTGTTTCGTCATGGAGACACTGTGCTGGATGCTCCGCCCCTTTGTGCGCCTCGTCCCGCCGTTGAACCGACAGCTCCTCACCATGCTGAACACGCCGTTCACCTTCTCGTACCAGAAGGCCAAGACGGAGCTGGGATACGAACCCAGGTTCAGTTGGGATGAGGCTCGCAGAGGCACCGTCGAGTGGCTCGCTTCCCAGTTACCAGCGCAGAGGGAAAAGATCTGGTCCCAGTAA
- the LOC114455601 gene encoding kelch-like protein 9 isoform X2, translating to MPPKRPDSSTKPKFPPQPLCRVYSSSEHGADVLQGLEGFRSDETLCDVVLVPGDSTDMFPVHRVIMASSSDYFKAMFTGGMREQEMREIKLHGVTKCGLKNIIDFIYTSKVSLAMKNLQDTLEAANFLQVMPVLRFCNQLLSSEITIDNCVEIERVATDLHLEDVHKNISEFVSQNLAETVQSGRYLQLSQTTMASALASDSLKGFSELELYHIAKEWLDHDPPNRHSSVYALMRHIRFPLMNPSELIQISQDNAEGSDSLMRSETACVNLLLEASNYQMMPFMQPTLQTERTRIRSKATHILALGGVMRQQLVVSRELRLYDETNRHWKALKPMDVPRYQHGVALLGGFLFIVGGQSTYDTKGKTAIDSAYRYDPRFNKWLQIASLNEKRTFFHLSALHGKLFAVGGRNDSGEIDTVECYNMKKNEWTFVAHMVQPHYGHAGTVHGDLMYISGGITCDTFQKQLWCYDPLTNLWSRRADMSELRGLHCMCTVGDKLYVMGGNHFRGSSDYDDVLGCEFYSPSADQWTMVAPMPRGQSDVGVTVFNGHIYVVGGYSWNSRCMVDVVQRYDPEQDTWDRVFNVLEPLGGIRACTMTVHPPEESVDEAQIHECPLPTENKT from the exons ATGCCACCAAAACGACCTGATAGTTCAACCAAGCCCAAATTCCCTCCACAGCCTCTCTGTAGGGTGTACAGCAGCTCTGAACATGGAGCAGATGTGTTACAG GGCCTGGAAGGTTTCCGATCAGATGAGACTCTTTGTGATGTGGTTCTGGTTCCTGGAGACAGCACTGACATGTTCCCAGTGCACAGAGTCATCATGGCTTCATCCAGCGACTACTTCAAGGCCATGTTCACAG GAGGCATGAGGGAGCAGGAGATGAGAGAGATCAAGCTGCACGGAGTCACTAAGTGCGGTCTGAAGAACATCATAGACTTCATCTACACGTCCAAAGTGAGTCTGGCCATGAAGAACctccaggacacgctggaggctGCAAACTTCCTGCAAGTCATGCCCGTTCTCCGCTTCTGCAATCAGCTTTTGAGCAGCGAG ATTACCATTGATAACTGTGTGGAAATAGAACGCGTCGCCACTGATCTGCATCTGGAGGATGTTCACAAAAATATTA GTGAATTTGTGAGCCAGAACCTCGCTGAGACGGTGCAAAGCGGCCGCTACTTGCAGCTATCTCAGACCACCATGGCCAGCGCCCTGGCCAGTGACTCCCTGAAGGGTTTCTCTGAACTGGAGCTGTACCACATCGCCAAAGAATGGCTGGACCACGATCCACCCAATCGTCACTCCTCGGTCTACGCCCTGATGCGCCACATTCGTTTCCCGCTGATGAACCCGAGTGAGCTGATCCAGATATCTCAGGACAACGCGGAGGGAAGCGACTCGTTGATGCGCTCTGAGACGGCGTGCGTCAACCTGCTGCTGGAGGCCAGCAACTACCAGATGATGCCCTTCATGCAGCCCACGCTGCAAACTGAGAGGACACGAATTAGATCCAAAGCTACTCACATCCTGGCCCTGGGAGGCGTGATGCGCCAACAGCTGGTCGTGAGTCGAGAACTAAGGCTGTACGACGAAACCAACCGTCACTGGAAGGCCTTGAAACCAATGGACGTGCCACGATACCAGCATGGTGTGGCTCTACTGGGCGGCTTCCTCTTTATTGTTGGAG GACAGAGCACTTACGACACCAAAGGTAAAACGGCCATCGACAGCGCGTACCGCTACGACCCACGCTTTAATAAGTGGCTGCAGATCGCCTCCCTGAACGAGAAAAGAACCTTCTTCCATCTCAGTGCTCTGCACGGGAAACTGTTTGCCGTCGGTGGGAGAAATGACTCGGGGGAAATTG acacagtgGAGTGCTACAATATGAAGAAAAATGAATGGACCTTTGTGGCTCACATGGTGCAGCCTCATTATGGACACGCTGGGACGGTTCATGGAGACCTCATGTACATCTCAG GTGGAATTACCTGTGACACCTTCCAGAAGCAGCTGTGGTGTTACGACCCCCTCACCAACCTCTGGAGTCGGCGGGCTGACATGTCGGAGCTGCGCGGTTTGCACTGCATGTGCACGGTGGGGGACAAGCTCTACGTGATGGGGGGGAACCACTTCAGAGGCAGCAGCGACTACGACGACGTCCTGGGCTGTGAGTTCTACAGTCCGTCTGCTGACCAGTGGACCATGGTGGCGCCCATGCCCCGGGGCCAGAGTGATGTTGGCGTGACCGTGTTCAACGGGCACATCTATGTGGTGGGGGGGTACTCCTGGAACAGCCGGTGCATGGTTGACGTGGTGCAGCGCTACGATCCAGAGCAGGACACGTGGGACAGGGTGTTCAACGTACTGGAGCCTTTGGGGGGGATTCGAGCCTGTACCATGACGGTGCACCCACCAGAAGAATCCGTTGATGAGGCTCAGATACACGAGTGTCCGCTGCCCACAGAGAATAAGACCTAA